One region of Mus musculus strain C57BL/6J chromosome 3, GRCm38.p6 C57BL/6J genomic DNA includes:
- the Npy2r gene encoding neuropeptide Y receptor type 2 isoform 1 (isoform 1 is encoded by transcript variant 1) — translation MGPVGAEADENQTVEVKVEPYGPGHTTPRGELPPDPEPELIDSTKLVEVQVILILAYCSIILLGVVGNSLVIHVVIKFKSMRTVTNFFIANLAVADLLVNTLCLPFTLTYTLMGEWKMGPVLCHLVPYAQGLAVQVSTITLTVIALDRHRCIVYHLESKISKRISFLIIGLAWGISALLASPLAIFREYSLIEIIPDFEIVACTEKWPGEEKSVYGTVYSLSTLLILYVLPLGIISFSYTRIWSKLRNHVSPGAASDHYHQRRHKMTKMLVCVVVVFAVSWLPLHAFQLAVDIDSHVLDLKEYKLIFTVFHIIAMCSTFANPLLYGWMNSNYRKAFLSAFRCEQRLDAIHSEVSMTFKAKKNLEVKKNNGPTDSFSEATNV, via the coding sequence ATGGGCCCGGTAGGTGCAGAGGCAGATGAGAATCAAACTGTAGAAGTGAAAGTGGAGCCCTATGGGCCAGGGCACACTACTCCTAGAGGTGAGTTGCCCCCTGATCCGGAGCCGGAGCTCATAGACAGCACCAAACTGGTCGAGGTGCAGGTGATCCTCATATTGGCCTACTGCTCCATCATCTTGCTAGGGGTAGTTGGCAACTCCCTGGTAATCCATGTGGTAATCAAATTCAAGAGCATGCGCACAGTAACCAACTTTTTTATTGCCAACCTGGCTGTGGCGGATCTTTTGGTGAACACCCTGTGCCTGCCATTCACTCTTACCTATACCTTGATGGGAGAGTGGAAAATGGGTCCGGTCTTGTGCCATTTGGTGCCCTATGCCCAGGGTCTGGCGGTACAAGTGTCCACAATAACTTTGACAGTCATTGCTCTGGACCGCCATCGTTGCATTGTCTACCACCTGGAGAGCAAGATCTCCAAGCGAATCAGCTTCCTGATCATTGGCCTGGCCTGGGGCATCAGCGCTCTGCTGGCAAGTCCACTGGCCATCTTCCGGGAATACTCCCTGATTGAGATCATTCCTGACTTTGAGATTGTGGCCTGTACCGAGAAGTGGCCTGGGGAAGAGAAGAGTGTGTATGGTACAGTCTACAGCCTTTCCACCCTGCTCATCCTGTACGTTTTGCCTCTGGGCATCATATCTTTCTCCTACACCCGTATCTGGAGTAAGCTGAGGAACCACGTCAGTCCTGGAGCTGCAAGTGACCATTACCATCAGCGAAGGCACAAAATGACCAAAATGCTGGTGTGCGTGGTAGTGGTGTTTGCAGTCAGCTGGCTACCCCTCCACGCCTTCCAACTCGCTGTGGACATCGACAGCCACGTCCTGGACCTGAAGGAGTACAAACTCATCTTCACCGTGTTCCACATTATCGCCATGTGCTCCACCTTTGCCAACCCCCTTCTCTATGGTTGGATGAATAGCAACTACAGAAAAGCTTTCCTCTCGGCCTTCCGCTGTGAGCAGAGGTTGGATGCCATTCACTCGGAGGTGTCTATGACCTTCAAGGCTAAAAAGAACCTGGAAGTCAAAAAGAACAATGGCCCCACTGACTCTTTTTCGGAGGCTACCAATGTGTaa
- the Npy2r gene encoding neuropeptide Y receptor type 2 isoform 2 (isoform 2 is encoded by transcript variant 2), whose protein sequence is MGPVGAEADENQTVEVKVEPYGPGHTTPRVIALDRHRCIVYHLESKISKRISFLIIGLAWGISALLASPLAIFREYSLIEIIPDFEIVACTEKWPGEEKSVYGTVYSLSTLLILYVLPLGIISFSYTRIWSKLRNHVSPGAASDHYHQRRHKMTKMLVCVVVVFAVSWLPLHAFQLAVDIDSHVLDLKEYKLIFTVFHIIAMCSTFANPLLYGWMNSNYRKAFLSAFRCEQRLDAIHSEVSMTFKAKKNLEVKKNNGPTDSFSEATNV, encoded by the exons ATGGGCCCGGTAGGTGCAGAGGCAGATGAGAATCAAACTGTAGAAGTGAAAGTGGAGCCCTATGGGCCAGGGCACACTACTCCTAGAG TCATTGCTCTGGACCGCCATCGTTGCATTGTCTACCACCTGGAGAGCAAGATCTCCAAGCGAATCAGCTTCCTGATCATTGGCCTGGCCTGGGGCATCAGCGCTCTGCTGGCAAGTCCACTGGCCATCTTCCGGGAATACTCCCTGATTGAGATCATTCCTGACTTTGAGATTGTGGCCTGTACCGAGAAGTGGCCTGGGGAAGAGAAGAGTGTGTATGGTACAGTCTACAGCCTTTCCACCCTGCTCATCCTGTACGTTTTGCCTCTGGGCATCATATCTTTCTCCTACACCCGTATCTGGAGTAAGCTGAGGAACCACGTCAGTCCTGGAGCTGCAAGTGACCATTACCATCAGCGAAGGCACAAAATGACCAAAATGCTGGTGTGCGTGGTAGTGGTGTTTGCAGTCAGCTGGCTACCCCTCCACGCCTTCCAACTCGCTGTGGACATCGACAGCCACGTCCTGGACCTGAAGGAGTACAAACTCATCTTCACCGTGTTCCACATTATCGCCATGTGCTCCACCTTTGCCAACCCCCTTCTCTATGGTTGGATGAATAGCAACTACAGAAAAGCTTTCCTCTCGGCCTTCCGCTGTGAGCAGAGGTTGGATGCCATTCACTCGGAGGTGTCTATGACCTTCAAGGCTAAAAAGAACCTGGAAGTCAAAAAGAACAATGGCCCCACTGACTCTTTTTCGGAGGCTACCAATGTGTaa